The Ascaphus truei isolate aAscTru1 chromosome 3, aAscTru1.hap1, whole genome shotgun sequence genome includes a region encoding these proteins:
- the CLDN3 gene encoding claudin-3, whose product MSMGLEILGVALAVVGWLGAVVCCALPMWRVTAFIGNNIVVAQVIWEGLWMNCVVQSTGQMQCKVYDSLLALAQDLQAARALIVISIVIAVLGLLISIIGAKCTNCITDESAKSKIMIVSGVIFILAGLMTLIPVSWSANTLIRDFYNPLVVDAQKRELGAAMYLGWAASALLMLGGGMLCCSCPPKQEKYPASRVAYSAARSTNPGYDRKDYV is encoded by the coding sequence ATGTCCATGGGACTAGAGATCCTGGGCGTGGCCCTGGCTGTTGTCGGCTGGCTGGGCGCCGTAGTTTGCTGTGCCCTTCCCATGTGGAGGGTGACTGCCTTTATCGGTAACAATATTGTGGTTGCCCAGGTCATCTGGGAAGGCCTGTGGATGAACTGTGTGGTGCAGAGCACCGGGCAGATGCAATGCAAGGTCTACGACTCCCTGCTCGCCCTCGCACAGGATCTGCAGGCAGCTCGAGCTCTAATAGTCATCTCCATCGTCATTGCTGTGCTGGGACTCCTAATCTCCATCATTGGAGCCAAATGCACCAACTGCATCACCGACGAGTCAGCTAAGTCCAAAATCATGATTGTCTCTGGGGTCATTTTTATTCTCGCAGGGCTGATGACCCTCATCCCTGTGTCCTGGTCGGCTAACACCCTCATACGGGATTTCTACAACCCTTTGGTGGTGGATGCTCAGAAGAGAGAACTGGGAGCCGCCATGTACCTCGGGTGGGCAGCCTCTGCCCTCCTCATGCTAGGGGGGGGCATGCTTTGCTGCTCCTGCCCACCCAAGCAAGAGAAGTACCCTGCCTCACGGGTGGCCTATTCGGCTGCCAGGTCCACCAATCCCGGCTACGACCGAAAAGACTACGTTTGA